In Kocuria turfanensis, a single genomic region encodes these proteins:
- a CDS encoding NmrA family NAD(P)-binding protein, which translates to MSIVVTTPTGHVGSRVVQLLLQAGVRPTVLVRDAARLEPGVREHCTVVEGDQDDVEAVLRATARAETLYWVNPPSLHDDPVAGHARFGAVAAAAVAENAVARVVFQSSVGAEAREGFGDIDGLARTEELLDATGAHTTHLRCGYFFTNLLLDLESVRAGVLSTTLPVDHRMPWVDPRDIGEVAAARLLAGDWTGRHTQGVHGPEDLSFAEVARIVGAAVGRPLTAQQVEESEVAEALRGLGFTDAQVEGVLGMSRGQRGFVPENPRDALTTTPTRLGAWAWSVLRPALEQ; encoded by the coding sequence GTGAGCATCGTGGTCACCACGCCCACCGGGCACGTCGGCTCCCGGGTGGTGCAGCTGCTGCTCCAGGCCGGGGTCCGACCCACGGTCCTGGTCCGGGACGCCGCCCGGCTGGAGCCCGGCGTGCGGGAGCACTGCACGGTGGTGGAGGGGGACCAGGACGACGTCGAGGCGGTGCTCCGGGCCACGGCCCGCGCCGAGACCCTGTACTGGGTGAACCCGCCGAGCCTCCACGACGACCCGGTGGCCGGCCACGCCCGCTTCGGCGCGGTGGCCGCGGCCGCGGTCGCCGAGAACGCCGTGGCACGGGTGGTGTTCCAGAGCAGCGTGGGCGCCGAGGCCCGGGAGGGGTTCGGGGACATCGACGGCCTGGCCCGCACCGAGGAGCTGCTCGACGCCACGGGCGCTCACACCACCCACCTGCGCTGCGGGTACTTCTTCACCAACCTGCTGCTGGACCTCGAGTCCGTGCGCGCCGGGGTGCTGAGCACCACCCTGCCGGTGGACCACCGGATGCCCTGGGTGGACCCGCGGGACATCGGAGAGGTCGCCGCAGCCCGGCTGCTGGCCGGCGACTGGACCGGGCGGCACACCCAGGGTGTGCACGGCCCCGAGGACCTCTCCTTCGCCGAGGTCGCCCGGATCGTGGGAGCGGCGGTCGGCCGGCCGCTGACCGCCCAGCAGGTGGAGGAGTCCGAGGTCGCCGAGGCGCTGCGGGGCCTCGGCTTCACCGACGCGCAGGTGGAGGGGGTGCTGGGCATGTCCCGCGGGCAGCGCGGCTTCGTCCCCGAGAACCCCCGGGACGCCCTCACGACGACGCCCACCCGCCTCGGCGCCTGGGCCTGGTCGGTGCTGCGCCCGGCCCTGGAGCAGTGA
- a CDS encoding S8 family peptidase yields MERSYYQRGRLRTVEQIEDIAPVQSSGAGVRWEALGPEVDDAALGMPADSLEAFHRAGWVFVRPTDSTARLVAQPRADGTVPSAGILVRRQDGRYGIVTRRLVVQLQQELPEEDAAAVLAELDLDEVGRLRFAPNLFEVDATAYPDALDASVALHDDPRVSLAEPSFQEHIPGRAAPADPRYREQWQWSNTGQTGGTPGADVAAEASWERTRGAGVRVAVIDNGFLATHEDLRDGVLGTSGYFTAPGPEPGGRPRFVPGTAGMPSGDHGTFCAGMVGARQGNDRGGSGAAPECGLVLLACLPDQVGDQTTLARAVACAADPSSEVPGADPGSGADILVCSLGPNDAAWELATVLDLALAAAAGRGRSGTGTAVFWAASNGRNVDVLEDEVVSHPDVIAVVRSTHHDLEDHAARGPAVELIAPGVDVLSTGGDGGYHTATGTSFAAPCAAGCAALALAVNPGLTGAQLRAVLRESAEKIGGVAYDDAGHDHDYGYGRVSAAAAVQAAAALLPAPVREMS; encoded by the coding sequence GTGGAACGGAGCTACTACCAGCGCGGACGGCTGAGGACCGTGGAGCAGATCGAGGACATCGCCCCCGTGCAGTCCTCGGGCGCGGGAGTCCGGTGGGAGGCCTTGGGGCCGGAGGTCGACGACGCCGCCCTCGGGATGCCGGCGGATTCCCTCGAGGCGTTCCACCGGGCCGGCTGGGTGTTCGTGCGTCCCACCGACAGCACGGCCCGTCTCGTCGCGCAGCCGCGGGCGGACGGGACGGTGCCGTCGGCCGGGATCCTGGTCCGGCGCCAGGACGGCCGCTACGGGATCGTCACGCGCCGCCTGGTGGTGCAGCTGCAGCAGGAGCTCCCCGAGGAGGACGCCGCCGCCGTCCTGGCGGAGCTGGACCTGGACGAGGTCGGACGGCTGCGCTTCGCCCCGAACCTCTTCGAGGTGGACGCCACGGCCTATCCGGACGCCCTCGACGCCTCCGTGGCCCTGCACGACGACCCCCGGGTCAGCCTCGCCGAGCCCAGCTTCCAGGAGCACATCCCCGGGCGGGCCGCGCCGGCCGACCCCCGCTACCGGGAGCAGTGGCAGTGGTCGAACACCGGCCAGACCGGGGGCACGCCCGGCGCGGACGTCGCCGCCGAGGCCTCCTGGGAGCGCACCCGCGGGGCCGGCGTGCGGGTGGCCGTGATCGACAACGGCTTCCTGGCCACGCACGAGGACCTGCGCGACGGGGTGCTGGGCACGTCCGGGTACTTCACCGCCCCCGGCCCGGAGCCCGGCGGGAGGCCGCGGTTCGTGCCCGGCACGGCCGGCATGCCGTCCGGCGACCACGGGACGTTCTGCGCCGGGATGGTCGGCGCCCGGCAGGGCAACGACCGGGGCGGTTCCGGGGCCGCCCCCGAGTGCGGGCTGGTGCTGCTGGCGTGCCTGCCCGACCAGGTCGGTGACCAGACGACCCTGGCGCGGGCGGTGGCCTGCGCCGCCGATCCGTCGTCGGAGGTTCCCGGGGCCGATCCGGGGTCCGGGGCCGACATCCTGGTCTGCAGCCTGGGCCCCAACGACGCCGCGTGGGAGCTGGCCACGGTGCTGGACCTGGCGCTGGCCGCCGCCGCGGGCCGGGGCCGCAGCGGGACCGGCACGGCGGTCTTCTGGGCGGCCAGCAACGGGCGCAACGTCGACGTGCTCGAGGACGAGGTGGTCTCCCACCCGGACGTGATCGCCGTGGTGCGCTCCACCCACCACGACCTCGAGGACCACGCGGCCCGGGGCCCGGCGGTCGAGCTGATCGCGCCGGGCGTCGACGTGCTGAGCACCGGCGGCGACGGCGGCTACCACACGGCCACCGGCACGAGCTTCGCGGCCCCGTGCGCGGCCGGCTGCGCGGCCCTGGCACTGGCGGTCAACCCGGGACTGACCGGGGCGCAGCTGCGGGCGGTCCTGCGGGAGTCCGCGGAGAAGATCGGCGGCGTCGCCTACGACGACGCCGGGCACGACCACGACTACGGCTACGGGCGGGTCAGCGCCGCGGCCGCCGTGCAGGCGGCCGCGGCCCTGCTCCCCGCGCCGGTGAGGGAGATGTCATGA
- a CDS encoding helix-turn-helix domain-containing protein produces the protein MSDVIEPTPAYLPAPAPRDRTAPRAPVDPLWRSVLGMFLRRHRLEQGLTLAQVARTSGVSTQYLSEIERGVKDPSSEIIAAVVGALGLNLLDLTAGTTGVLRDAAPAARAAPGGPVCLAGPVALAV, from the coding sequence ATGAGCGACGTGATCGAGCCCACACCGGCCTATCTCCCGGCGCCCGCGCCGCGGGATCGGACGGCGCCGCGAGCGCCCGTGGACCCGCTGTGGAGGTCTGTGCTGGGGATGTTCCTGCGCCGCCATCGCCTGGAACAGGGGCTGACCCTGGCGCAGGTGGCGCGCACCTCCGGGGTATCCACGCAGTACCTCTCGGAGATCGAGCGCGGGGTGAAGGACCCGTCCTCGGAGATCATCGCCGCGGTGGTCGGGGCGCTGGGGCTGAACCTGCTCGACCTCACCGCCGGGACCACCGGGGTGCTGCGGGACGCGGCCCCGGCCGCCCGGGCAGCGCCGGGCGGGCCGGTGTGCCTGGCCGGTCCTGTGGCCCTGGCCGTCTGA
- a CDS encoding polysaccharide biosynthesis tyrosine autokinase: MEHLDAEREAPALDARDLLRLVRTHWRAITLITLLCTLLALGWTLIQPKIYSATASGLVVATGEQDLASALAGNNLAQSKAVSYESLATARPVAVTVIDELGLDATPEELLPRIATEVPVDTPEIRITADAQDPTEAADLANAWVVALSEQARAVESQGDEDAINRVAVQPLSNASLPPTPSSPNLKLNLALGLVGGLGLGLLYAFARYKMDRRIKSVEEIRDGFGVAVLGVIPTDERLVDHREIIETGYSGGRGHHEFSEALRELRTNLSFVSVDNPPKMIVVTSSLPGEGKSSITANLAVAIASTGRNVVVVDGDLRRPVMTDLFGLVPGVGVTDVLTGQVQVDEVLQTYDKFPNLQVLGAGRTAPNPTELLSSKAMHNMLETLAEDALVLVDAPPLLPVTDAALLTASADGAIIVATAQKTTTDELSKALENLHQVHGHVLGVVLNRVPTTGADAGYYGYYGKSYYASSDEQTAPTTGAQPIVAAPAAAPAAPWKEPTAPAAEDAAPAPQAEQTKNEDSPEHETFGIEAWGRSGSSSGSTSTGH, from the coding sequence ATGGAGCACCTTGACGCAGAGCGCGAAGCCCCGGCGCTCGATGCCCGGGATCTCCTGCGTCTGGTGCGCACCCACTGGCGGGCCATCACGCTGATCACCCTGCTCTGCACGCTCCTGGCCCTGGGCTGGACGCTCATCCAACCGAAGATCTACTCGGCCACCGCGTCCGGGCTGGTCGTGGCGACCGGTGAGCAGGACCTGGCCAGCGCGCTGGCCGGGAACAACCTGGCGCAGTCCAAGGCCGTCTCGTACGAGTCCTTGGCGACGGCACGGCCCGTCGCTGTCACGGTGATCGACGAGCTCGGTTTGGACGCCACGCCCGAGGAGCTGCTTCCGCGCATCGCCACGGAGGTCCCGGTGGACACGCCGGAGATTCGCATCACGGCCGATGCGCAGGACCCGACGGAGGCTGCCGATCTGGCGAATGCCTGGGTCGTGGCCCTCTCCGAGCAGGCGCGGGCGGTCGAGAGCCAGGGCGACGAGGACGCCATCAACCGCGTGGCCGTCCAGCCGCTGAGCAACGCCTCGCTGCCGCCGACGCCGTCCTCGCCGAACCTCAAGCTCAACCTGGCTCTCGGCCTCGTGGGCGGTCTGGGGCTGGGGCTGCTCTACGCCTTCGCCCGGTACAAGATGGACCGGCGGATCAAGTCGGTCGAGGAGATCCGGGACGGCTTCGGCGTCGCGGTCCTCGGTGTGATCCCCACGGACGAGCGGCTGGTCGATCACCGCGAGATCATCGAGACCGGCTACTCCGGCGGGCGCGGCCACCACGAGTTCTCCGAGGCCCTGCGCGAGCTGCGCACCAACCTCAGCTTCGTCTCGGTGGACAACCCGCCGAAGATGATCGTGGTCACCTCCTCCCTGCCGGGTGAGGGCAAGTCTTCGATCACCGCCAACCTGGCGGTGGCCATCGCCTCGACCGGGCGCAACGTCGTCGTCGTCGACGGCGACCTCCGCCGCCCGGTGATGACCGACCTGTTCGGCCTCGTCCCCGGCGTGGGCGTCACGGACGTGCTGACCGGGCAGGTCCAGGTGGACGAGGTGCTGCAGACCTACGACAAGTTCCCGAACCTGCAGGTGCTCGGCGCCGGCCGCACCGCCCCGAACCCTACCGAGCTGCTGTCCTCGAAGGCCATGCACAACATGCTGGAGACCCTCGCCGAGGACGCCCTGGTCCTGGTGGACGCTCCCCCGCTGCTGCCGGTCACCGACGCCGCGCTGCTCACCGCCTCGGCGGACGGGGCGATCATCGTGGCCACCGCGCAGAAGACCACCACGGACGAGTTGTCCAAGGCCCTGGAGAACCTGCACCAGGTCCACGGGCACGTGCTCGGCGTGGTGCTCAACCGCGTGCCCACCACCGGTGCGGACGCCGGGTACTACGGGTATTACGGCAAGTCCTACTACGCGAGCTCGGACGAGCAGACGGCGCCCACGACCGGTGCGCAGCCGATCGTTGCGGCTCCGGCTGCCGCTCCGGCGGCGCCGTGGAAGGAGCCCACGGCCCCGGCGGCCGAGGACGCCGCCCCGGCTCCGCAGGCCGAACAGACCAAGAACGAGGACTCCCCCGAGCACGAGACCTTCGGGATCGAGGCGTGGGGCCGGTCCGGTTCGTCCTCCGGGTCCACCTCCACGGGCCACTGA
- a CDS encoding ArsR/SmtB family transcription factor — MDILFQALAHPARRILLEELAARNDQSLFELTVRLTTGHGLSLTRQAVTKHLAVLREAGLVTSTVRGRTTVHHLDTTPLTDLRQWLDALPPPPKDTP; from the coding sequence GTGGACATCCTCTTCCAGGCGCTGGCGCACCCCGCGCGGCGGATCCTGCTCGAGGAACTGGCCGCGCGCAACGACCAGAGCCTCTTCGAGCTGACCGTGCGCCTGACCACCGGCCACGGCCTGTCCCTGACCCGCCAGGCCGTGACCAAGCACCTGGCCGTGCTGCGCGAGGCCGGCCTGGTGACCAGCACCGTCCGGGGCCGCACCACGGTGCACCACCTGGACACCACCCCGCTCACCGACCTGCGGCAGTGGCTGGACGCCCTGCCGCCCCCACCGAAGGACACGCCATGA
- a CDS encoding M14 family metallopeptidase has translation MSYLNVDEIETALQSLAAEYPELTELIELPHRTHAGRLVRCLRIGADPQRPGVLLLGGVHAREWVPPDALVSLAADLLEAATRGTGLVYGGHRVPADRVQQVLRGTTLYVVACVNPDGRHHSQTAEPMWRKNRRPHPAGGICTGVDVNRNFDFLWEHTAKFHPDADVATSADPCDPRQVYRGPAAASEPETRNVVHLLDTCPGIRWHVDVHSYVPVILHNWGSDEHQSTDPEQNFRNPAFDALRGIPGDTAYREYLPAADLEAELALGARMSEAIRQVRGDEYPVVPAFGGLYPTSGASDDYAYSRHFGDPSRTRVLGFTIECAHSFQPPWAEAEHVIREVSAGLLALAAAVADPVGTEDRTAGDRSAGDRSAGDRSAQDRAAAGREGPA, from the coding sequence ATGAGCTACCTCAACGTCGACGAGATCGAGACGGCCCTGCAGTCCCTGGCCGCCGAGTACCCCGAGCTCACGGAGCTCATCGAGCTGCCGCACCGCACCCACGCGGGCCGCCTGGTCCGGTGCCTGCGCATCGGGGCCGATCCGCAGCGCCCCGGGGTGCTGCTGCTGGGCGGGGTGCACGCCCGGGAGTGGGTGCCGCCGGACGCGCTCGTGTCCCTGGCCGCGGACCTGCTGGAGGCCGCCACCCGCGGCACGGGGCTCGTGTACGGGGGCCACCGGGTGCCCGCCGACCGGGTGCAGCAGGTGCTGCGGGGCACCACCCTCTACGTCGTCGCGTGCGTCAACCCGGACGGGCGACACCACAGCCAGACCGCCGAGCCCATGTGGCGCAAGAACCGGCGCCCGCACCCGGCCGGCGGCATCTGCACCGGGGTGGACGTCAACCGCAACTTCGACTTCCTCTGGGAGCACACCGCGAAGTTCCACCCCGACGCGGACGTGGCCACCTCCGCCGACCCCTGCGACCCCCGCCAGGTCTACCGCGGACCCGCGGCCGCCTCGGAGCCGGAGACCCGCAACGTGGTGCACCTGCTGGACACCTGTCCGGGGATCCGCTGGCACGTGGACGTGCACAGCTACGTGCCGGTGATCCTGCACAACTGGGGCAGCGACGAGCACCAGAGCACGGACCCGGAGCAGAACTTCCGCAACCCCGCCTTCGACGCGCTGCGCGGGATCCCCGGCGACACCGCCTACCGGGAGTACCTCCCGGCCGCGGACCTCGAGGCGGAGCTGGCGCTCGGGGCGCGGATGAGCGAGGCGATCCGGCAGGTGCGCGGGGACGAGTACCCCGTGGTGCCGGCCTTCGGCGGGCTCTATCCCACCTCCGGGGCCAGCGACGACTACGCCTACAGCCGGCACTTCGGCGACCCGTCCCGGACCCGGGTGCTGGGCTTCACGATCGAGTGCGCCCACAGCTTCCAGCCTCCCTGGGCCGAGGCCGAGCACGTCATCCGGGAGGTGTCCGCGGGTCTGCTGGCGCTCGCCGCCGCCGTCGCCGACCCGGTCGGAACCGAGGACCGCACCGCCGGGGACCGCAGCGCCGGGGACCGCAGCGCCGGGGACCGCAGCGCCCAGGACCGGGCGGCCGCCGGACGGGAGGGCCCGGCGTGA
- a CDS encoding ClpP family protease codes for MNTTTAPPRTPIDDELASRLLEQRIIVLGAELDQATGNRLCTQLLLLSAQDPRRDISLWINSPGGSVPAMLAIMDVMRIIPNDVSTLAMGLACSAGQFLLSAGTPGKRYALPHARILLHQGSAGIGGTAVDIAIQAEDLRHTRDTVLGLIAEHTGQPVERITADSQRDRWFTAEQARAYGFVDRVIAGLDDVRPRAAASPATPVAAGVRS; via the coding sequence ATGAACACCACCACCGCACCACCCAGAACCCCGATCGACGACGAACTGGCCTCCCGGCTGCTGGAGCAGCGCATCATCGTGCTGGGCGCCGAGCTGGACCAGGCCACCGGCAACCGGTTGTGCACCCAGCTGCTGCTGCTCTCCGCCCAGGACCCGCGGCGGGACATCAGCCTGTGGATCAACTCCCCGGGCGGCTCCGTCCCGGCGATGCTCGCGATCATGGACGTCATGCGGATCATCCCCAACGACGTCTCCACGCTGGCCATGGGGCTGGCCTGCAGCGCCGGGCAGTTCCTGCTCTCGGCCGGCACCCCGGGCAAGCGCTACGCCCTGCCGCACGCGCGGATCCTGCTGCACCAGGGCTCGGCCGGGATCGGCGGCACCGCCGTCGACATCGCCATCCAGGCCGAGGACCTGCGCCACACCCGGGACACCGTGCTCGGGCTCATCGCCGAGCACACCGGCCAGCCGGTCGAGCGGATCACGGCCGACTCCCAGCGCGACCGCTGGTTCACCGCCGAGCAGGCCCGCGCCTATGGGTTCGTGGACCGGGTCATCGCCGGGCTCGACGACGTCCGGCCCCGCGCCGCCGCGTCCCCCGCGACGCCCGTCGCCGCGGGGGTGCGGTCATGA
- a CDS encoding VOC family protein — MRITTASIFVDDQQKALDFYTTKLGFQLKTDVPAGPFRWLTVVSPEVPDGVELLLEPSEHPAVRPFKEALVADGIPFNSFAVQDVQAEYERLIGLGVRFVQEPAQMGPVTTAVLDDTCGNLIQIAAMNEPG, encoded by the coding sequence ATGAGAATCACCACCGCCAGCATCTTCGTGGACGACCAGCAGAAGGCCCTGGACTTCTACACCACCAAGCTAGGCTTCCAGCTCAAGACCGACGTGCCGGCCGGACCCTTCCGCTGGCTCACCGTGGTCTCACCCGAGGTCCCGGACGGCGTGGAGCTGCTGCTGGAGCCCTCCGAGCACCCGGCCGTCCGCCCGTTCAAGGAGGCGCTGGTGGCCGACGGCATCCCGTTCAACAGCTTCGCCGTCCAGGACGTGCAGGCCGAGTACGAGCGGCTCATCGGACTCGGGGTGCGCTTCGTGCAGGAGCCGGCGCAGATGGGCCCGGTGACCACCGCGGTGCTCGACGACACCTGCGGCAACCTCATCCAGATCGCGGCGATGAACGAACCCGGGTAG
- a CDS encoding phosphotransferase family protein, with product MDELHRIAAAFPDLRWSQARRITEGWDHVVVLLDDARVFRFPLEAPYADGLGREIEVLDHLAGYLADRSTPRAAKRSGDHAADRSADRAADGFAGPLPVRIPRYDRVAPDGSFAGYPIVPGRTLTPQLMAALPAAQRETLSAQLAEFLSALHTAPVTGTPLERVPPSFLAEDQQEIREGVATHLPAVLAPGELAEVEGILADVDDLLAAELPAVFIHNDVYSRHLLWDEAAGRLGVIDFSDMCLGDPAVDFAELHEYGHAFVRAVYERYTGPKDPGFLDRAWTYQRWVGVYMLTDHFEVGKTTWSVARETFDRCRVRQD from the coding sequence GTGGACGAGCTGCACCGGATCGCCGCCGCCTTCCCGGACCTGCGCTGGTCGCAGGCCCGGCGCATCACGGAGGGCTGGGACCACGTCGTCGTCCTCCTCGACGACGCCCGGGTGTTCCGCTTCCCGCTCGAGGCGCCCTACGCGGACGGCCTCGGCCGGGAGATCGAGGTCCTCGACCACCTCGCCGGATACCTCGCCGACCGCTCCACCCCACGTGCCGCCAAACGCTCCGGCGATCATGCCGCTGATCGGTCCGCCGATCGGGCCGCTGACGGCTTCGCCGGACCGCTGCCGGTGCGGATCCCGCGCTACGACCGGGTGGCGCCCGACGGCTCGTTCGCCGGCTATCCGATCGTGCCGGGCCGGACGCTGACCCCGCAGCTGATGGCCGCCCTGCCGGCCGCGCAGCGGGAGACCCTCAGCGCACAACTGGCGGAGTTCCTCTCCGCCCTGCACACCGCCCCGGTCACCGGGACGCCGCTGGAACGGGTGCCGCCGTCCTTCCTGGCCGAGGACCAACAGGAGATCCGCGAGGGGGTCGCCACCCACCTGCCGGCCGTGCTGGCGCCGGGAGAGCTGGCCGAGGTCGAGGGGATCCTCGCCGACGTCGACGACCTGCTGGCCGCCGAGCTGCCGGCGGTGTTCATCCACAACGACGTCTACAGCCGGCACCTGCTCTGGGACGAGGCCGCCGGTCGGCTGGGGGTCATCGACTTCAGCGACATGTGCCTCGGGGACCCGGCCGTGGACTTCGCCGAGCTGCACGAGTACGGCCACGCCTTCGTCCGCGCGGTCTACGAGCGCTACACCGGGCCGAAGGACCCCGGGTTCCTGGACCGGGCGTGGACCTATCAGCGCTGGGTCGGGGTGTACATGCTCACCGACCACTTCGAGGTCGGCAAGACCACCTGGTCCGTGGCCCGGGAGACCTTCGACCGCTGCCGCGTCCGGCAGGACTGA
- a CDS encoding sensor histidine kinase produces the protein MPSTALARARGRPAGTADPRLVDGVLAAAMGAVVAVVVAADLEGTGRAGPLAYLFAAGFGALLLARRRASRLVLALTVLGIFGYYVFQLPPIGIALPAVAALFSAAEQDRTRAAVLAGAVLVSVAAFFRVDEGLPVAYLLSYDLLTDVALVAAAIALGVGVRSRRELRAHEEHLRALTAAAERREAERRLQAERVGIARDLHDTVGHSLAVIAVHSNVAAEAIGRDDGAAARAVEQIRAAASATLQELRGTVKLLRSPTAAPADRSTVGLAGLPDLVRRAREAGVQVSTELDAEPGRLDAAVEAAAYRVVQESLTNVLRHAGAGHATVALRLRDGTLHVTVADDGRGAAPSPADEVAPGAGAGPGASTGPGTARGASAGPGARAGRDPDAAADEVTDPGSALPPGGRGLAGMAERVGLLGGTLTAGPGEEGGFVVRAALPARLVP, from the coding sequence ATGCCCAGCACCGCGCTCGCCCGCGCCCGGGGCCGGCCGGCCGGGACCGCCGATCCCCGGCTGGTGGACGGCGTGCTCGCCGCGGCGATGGGCGCGGTCGTGGCCGTGGTGGTCGCCGCGGACCTGGAGGGCACCGGCCGCGCCGGCCCGCTCGCGTACCTGTTCGCGGCCGGGTTCGGCGCCCTGCTCCTGGCCCGGCGGCGGGCGTCCCGGCTGGTGCTGGCCCTGACCGTGCTCGGCATTTTCGGCTACTACGTGTTCCAGCTCCCGCCGATCGGCATCGCCCTGCCCGCGGTGGCCGCCCTGTTCTCCGCCGCGGAGCAGGACCGCACCCGCGCGGCGGTGCTCGCCGGGGCGGTGCTGGTGTCCGTGGCGGCGTTCTTCCGGGTGGACGAGGGCCTGCCGGTCGCCTACCTGCTCAGCTACGACCTGCTGACCGACGTCGCCCTGGTGGCCGCCGCCATCGCCCTGGGCGTCGGGGTGCGCTCGCGGCGCGAGCTGCGCGCCCACGAGGAGCACCTGCGCGCCCTCACCGCGGCGGCCGAGCGGCGGGAGGCCGAGCGGCGCCTGCAGGCCGAGCGGGTGGGCATCGCCCGGGACCTGCACGACACCGTCGGGCACAGCCTGGCCGTGATCGCGGTGCACAGCAACGTGGCCGCCGAGGCCATCGGGCGCGACGACGGCGCCGCCGCCCGCGCCGTCGAGCAGATCCGCGCGGCCGCCTCCGCCACGCTGCAGGAGCTGCGCGGCACCGTGAAGCTGCTGCGCTCCCCCACCGCGGCCCCGGCCGACCGGTCGACCGTCGGCCTGGCCGGGCTGCCGGACCTGGTGCGCCGGGCCCGGGAAGCCGGGGTCCAGGTCAGCACGGAGCTCGACGCCGAGCCCGGCCGGCTGGACGCCGCCGTCGAGGCGGCCGCCTACCGGGTGGTCCAGGAGTCGCTCACCAACGTCCTGCGCCACGCCGGCGCCGGGCACGCGACCGTAGCCCTGCGGCTCCGGGACGGGACGCTGCACGTGACCGTCGCCGATGACGGCCGCGGCGCCGCGCCCTCTCCGGCTGACGAGGTGGCTCCGGGCGCGGGCGCGGGTCCGGGCGCGAGCACAGGCCCGGGCACGGCTCGGGGTGCGAGCGCAGGTCCGGGTGCCCGTGCGGGACGTGATCCCGACGCGGCCGCGGACGAGGTCACCGATCCGGGCTCGGCGTTGCCGCCGGGCGGGCGGGGGCTGGCCGGGATGGCGGAGCGCGTGGGCCTGCTCGGCGGCACGCTCACGGCCGGTCCCGGGGAGGAGGGCGGGTTCGTGGTGCGGGCCGCCCTGCCGGCGAGGCTGGTCCCGTGA
- a CDS encoding ClpP family protease: MSTYTVPYVVERTPNGERSMDVFSRLLAERIVYLGTEIDDGVANVLIAQLLYLDSYGSDQPIGFYINSPGGSTTAMLAVYDAIQYVGAPVETTCVGQAASAAAVLLAAGAPGRRSVLPHARVVLHQPAAQGQGTIPDLILEAEEIARTRAQLEQVLARHTGRTPKQIREDTDRDLVLTAEEAVAYGVADRVVTPREVRAR; encoded by the coding sequence ATGAGCACCTACACCGTGCCCTACGTCGTCGAGCGCACGCCCAACGGGGAGCGCAGCATGGACGTCTTCAGCCGGCTGCTGGCCGAGCGGATCGTCTACCTCGGCACCGAGATCGACGACGGGGTCGCCAACGTCCTGATCGCCCAGCTGCTCTACCTCGACTCCTACGGCTCCGACCAGCCGATCGGCTTCTACATCAACTCCCCGGGCGGCTCCACCACCGCGATGCTCGCCGTCTACGACGCCATCCAGTACGTGGGCGCCCCCGTGGAGACCACCTGCGTGGGCCAGGCCGCCTCGGCGGCCGCGGTGCTGCTGGCCGCCGGCGCCCCGGGACGCCGCTCGGTGCTGCCGCACGCCCGGGTGGTGCTGCACCAGCCCGCCGCCCAGGGCCAGGGCACCATCCCGGACCTCATCCTCGAGGCCGAGGAGATCGCCCGCACCCGCGCGCAGCTGGAGCAGGTCCTGGCCCGGCACACCGGGCGCACCCCGAAGCAGATCCGCGAGGACACCGACCGGGACCTCGTGCTCACCGCCGAGGAGGCCGTGGCCTACGGGGTGGCCGACCGGGTGGTGACCCCGCGGGAGGTCCGGGCCCGGTGA
- a CDS encoding response regulator produces MIRVVVVDDQELVRTGLRALAEHDGDITVVGEAATGRTGVARVRELHPDVVLMDIRMPQMDGLEATRVIVADLALHDVAVVVLTTFDEDEHVFEAIRSGAAGYLLKDISAADLRRAIRVVAGGEALLAPAVTRTVLSSIAARPAAVLDAAPLDRLSEREREVLQQVGRGLSNAEIAQALFLSPATARTYVSRLLHKLGARDRAQLVVIAYETGLVTPGI; encoded by the coding sequence GTGATCCGGGTGGTGGTCGTGGACGACCAGGAGCTGGTGCGCACCGGGCTGCGCGCCCTGGCCGAGCACGACGGCGACATCACGGTCGTCGGAGAGGCCGCCACCGGCCGGACCGGGGTGGCCCGGGTGCGCGAGCTGCACCCGGACGTGGTGCTCATGGACATCCGGATGCCGCAGATGGACGGGCTGGAGGCCACCCGCGTCATCGTGGCCGACCTGGCGCTGCACGACGTCGCCGTGGTGGTGCTGACCACCTTCGACGAGGACGAGCACGTCTTCGAGGCGATCCGCTCCGGGGCCGCCGGATATCTGCTCAAGGACATCTCCGCGGCCGATCTGCGCCGGGCGATCCGGGTGGTCGCGGGCGGGGAGGCCCTGCTCGCCCCCGCCGTGACCCGTACTGTGCTCAGCAGCATCGCCGCCCGGCCGGCCGCGGTCCTGGACGCGGCACCGCTGGACCGGCTGAGCGAGCGGGAGCGGGAGGTGCTGCAGCAGGTCGGCCGGGGGCTGTCCAACGCCGAGATCGCCCAGGCCCTCTTCCTCTCCCCCGCCACGGCCCGCACCTACGTCTCCCGGCTGCTGCACAAGCTCGGCGCCCGGGACCGCGCCCAGCTGGTGGTCATCGCCTACGAGACCGGGCTCGTCACCCCCGGCATCTGA